The Setaria viridis chromosome 6, Setaria_viridis_v4.0, whole genome shotgun sequence genome contains a region encoding:
- the LOC117859598 gene encoding disease resistance protein PIK6-NP-like codes for MASAATSVMGSVIGKLTAMLGDKYQLARDVDQGIQFLKDELNTIDVVLQKLADKEDDQMDPMAKDWRNKVRELSFDIEDCIDRFMLNHSHGGSNANFIDRFMRKVEMLWKDQGTAGEIQKLEILVREQSERAKRYRVDPLAASPQPVRLDPRATALFQEARDPVGIDGPREEIIQLLQVEENQHKVVSIYGTAGQGKTTLAMEMK; via the coding sequence ATGGCGAGCGCCGCCACGAGCGTGATGGGGTCCGTCATCGGCAAGCTGACTGCCATGCTCGGCGACAAGTACCAGCTGGCCAGAGACGTGGACCAAGGGATCCAATTCCTCAAGGATGAGCTGAACACCATTGATGTCGTGCTGCAGAAGCTCGCAGACAAGGAAGACGACCAAATGGATCCAATGGCTAAAGATTGGAGGAACAAGGTGCGTGAGCTATCCTTCGATATTGAGGATTGCATCGACCGCTTCATGCTCAATCACAGCCATGGAGGTTCCAATGCTAACTTCATCGACCGCTTCATGCGTAAGGTGGAGATGTTGTGGAAGGACCAGGGCACAGCAGGGGAGATCCAAAAACTCGAGATACTCGTGAGAGAGCAGAGTGAGCGGGCAAAACGCTACCGCGTCGATCCTCTCGCCGCCTCACCTCAGCCGGTGCGCTTGGATCCTCGAGCAACTGCCCTCTTTCAGGAGGCGAGGGATCCTGTGGGAATTGATGGTCCTCGCGAGGAAATCATCCAGCTATTACAAGTTGAAGAAAATCAGCACAAGGTGGTGTCCATCTATGGTACCGCTGGGCAGGGGAAGACTACTCTAGCCATGGAG